Proteins from a single region of Gossypium arboreum isolate Shixiya-1 chromosome 1, ASM2569848v2, whole genome shotgun sequence:
- the LOC128280814 gene encoding receptor-like protein 43, with amino-acid sequence MPLNLRIFTFQVNDFPGRIPFTLGNLRDLQVLDISDNDLSSTLSSSKSSFLSSLENCRFLSYLSFARNPLISGYLPASIGNQSSSLRHFDASSCNISGRIPGDIGKWNLVEYVDFSGNQFSGTIPDRVCVRKNNLRYLSLHENQLEGILPLSLINCSELQVLNVANNNLSDTFPHWLGMLPKLLVLVLRSNKFHGSIQDSLTNFSFSKLQMVDLSHNDFTGLLPTEFFQNLKSLKEEANYGYADYQYSVNLTTKGVEREFKIKELRPIFSCIDLSDNGFHGEIPKHLNH; translated from the exons ATGCCTCTCAACTTGCGTATATTTACCTTTCAAGTAAATGATTTTCCAGGACGTATTCCATTTACCTTGGGTAATCTAAGAGATCTACAAGTGCTGGACATATCGGATAATGATTTGAGCAGCACACTTTCATCCTCGAAAAGCAGCTTTCTATCATCATTAGAAAATTGCAGATTCTTGAGTTACTTGTCATTTGCGAGAAATCCGTTGATCAGTGGTTATCTTCCGGCTTCTATAGGAAACCAGTCGTCTTCTCTTCGACATTTCGATGCTTCGAGCTGCAACATTAGTGGTAGAATTCCAGGGGATATTGGGAAGTGGAATCTTGTTGAATATGTGGATTTTTCGGGAAATCAATTTTCAGGTACAATCCCGGATAGAGTTTGCGTTCGAAAAAATAATTTGAGATATCTTAGCCTTCACGAAAATCAATTGGAAGGGATACTGCCGTTATCTTTGATTAATTGCAGCGAACTACAAGTTCTGAATGTTGCAAACAACAACTTAAGTGATACCTTTCCCCATTGGTTAGGCATGCTTCCAAAGCTGCTAGTTCTTGTTTTGAGATCTAATAAATTTCATGGTTCCATTCAAGACTCCTTAACCAATTTTTCCTTCTCCAAATTGCAAATGGTTGATCTCTCTCATAATGACTTCACCGGCTTATTGCCAACCGAgttcttccaaaatctcaagtCTCTAAAAGAAGAAGCTAATTATGGATATGCTGATTATCAGTACTCTGTTAACTTAACAACAAAAGGTGTGGAGCGTGAGTTTAAAATAAAAGAACTTAGGCCAATATTCAGTTGCATAGATTTATCGGACAATGGATTCCATGGAGAAATTCCTAAG CACTTGAATCATTAG